A DNA window from Pseudomonas resinovorans NBRC 106553 contains the following coding sequences:
- a CDS encoding AI-2E family transporter, whose protein sequence is MESGTLLLLVVLVSLAFCWILLPFYGAVFWAVVLAVMFSPLQRHLALRLGGRGNLSALIALGTCLLVAVLPVLLICMMLVQEGADFYHRLDTGELDIGPYVQQFRSLLPRFLQQHLDRLGLGDFDVLRDRLVAGMLQGSQFLATQAFTIGQNTFELVVGFFTMIYLLYFLLRDGLDVARNVRLAIPLGEQHKRRLQIKFTRVVRATVKGNILVAIVQGTLGGLVFWAMSIPSPVFWGVIMTFLSLLPLVGAGLVWGPVALFLFLNGQMWQALGLAAFGLLVIGLADNVLRPMLVGKDTRMPDYLVLISTLGGLSLFGLNGFVIGPLIAALFVASWELFNETRKKVMLP, encoded by the coding sequence ATGGAAAGCGGCACCCTGCTCCTGCTGGTGGTGCTGGTCTCCCTGGCTTTCTGCTGGATTCTGCTGCCGTTCTACGGCGCCGTGTTCTGGGCCGTGGTCCTGGCGGTGATGTTCAGCCCCCTGCAACGCCACCTGGCCTTGCGCCTGGGCGGGCGCGGCAACCTGTCGGCGTTGATCGCCCTGGGCACTTGCCTGCTGGTGGCGGTGCTGCCGGTGCTGCTGATCTGCATGATGCTGGTGCAGGAAGGCGCCGACTTCTATCACCGCCTGGACACCGGCGAGCTGGACATAGGGCCTTACGTCCAGCAGTTCAGGTCGCTGTTGCCACGCTTCCTGCAGCAGCATCTGGACCGCCTGGGCCTGGGGGATTTCGACGTCCTGCGTGATCGCCTGGTGGCCGGCATGCTCCAGGGCAGCCAGTTCCTCGCCACCCAGGCGTTCACCATCGGCCAGAACACCTTCGAGCTCGTGGTGGGCTTCTTCACCATGATCTACCTGCTCTATTTCCTGCTGCGCGACGGCCTGGACGTGGCGCGCAACGTGCGCCTGGCCATCCCCCTGGGCGAACAGCACAAGCGTCGGCTGCAGATCAAGTTCACCCGCGTGGTGCGTGCAACCGTCAAGGGCAACATCCTGGTGGCGATAGTCCAGGGCACTCTGGGCGGCCTGGTGTTCTGGGCCATGTCGATTCCCAGCCCGGTGTTCTGGGGCGTGATCATGACCTTCCTTTCCTTGCTGCCGCTGGTGGGCGCCGGCCTGGTGTGGGGGCCGGTGGCGCTGTTCCTGTTCCTCAATGGCCAGATGTGGCAGGCGCTGGGCCTGGCGGCATTCGGCCTACTGGTGATCGGCCTGGCGGACAACGTCCTGCGGCCGATGCTGGTGGGCAAGGACACGCGCATGCCGGACTACCTGGTGCTGATTTCCACCCTCGGCGGGCTGTCGCTGTTCGGGCTCAATGGCTTTGTCATCGGGCCGCTGATCGCGGCGCTGTTCGTGGCCAGCTGGGAGCTGTTCAACGAAACCCGGAAGAAGGTGATGCTGCCCTGA